The genomic stretch atcgggctcgcgaggaggctcggacacacttatggtggcgtacatgaccgccacaatggcggacacttcccgcttctcgcactcccaatacgcggcctggtggaacggaattgtgcatatggcagcacaacttggccttccgactccccctcaacctcgaccgcctccggaggatgattagcccttccgattaattttttttattttgtgtgtttttttattttgtgtgttttttttattttgtgtatttttttattttgtgtgtttttttattttgttttaattttaataaagtgtgtttgtttaaattgaattgggttttaaaaaaaattataaattaaattgaatgaatagtaattaagagacggtatagagacggttaagagacggagcgttgcaggttccgtctcttagttaagagatggaggcaaaaaggacagtggggccctcaaatactgctcaaatagtagttaagagacggtttaagagacggtatagagacagcgttgtggatggccttattcTCTTGCTCAAATTCTAGTGATTGAACCTCCCCTTGTTGTCTCAAATTATGCAGTTGTGTTCCATTTTGAGTTATTTCACGTTGCTTAAATCattttaattaacaaaaaaacagTATATTTCTTACTTATATTATCCACTCTTCTATTTTATGTTgatcatttttttgtttcttcaatttttgttatctatatttaattattgaacACCAAATAAAATCCAGGAAAGAAAAGAGGAAGTACTATCTATTGTGGAAAATGGTAAATATGTAAATTGTGGAAAAAGCAGAACGGGTTTGAGAAGTCGAATCCTTTTTAAGACGAACAAAGAACCCCCGCTTTATCACAGGCACAGGCACAGGCACAGGCacagctctctctctctttcactcATACATTCAATTCTCGCACGCACACATCTATACATACTTACATATAGAGAGGCAGCTGAAGTGCTGCCGTGAATTGTGAATTTCAGTTGGATTTCCGTAACTTCAATCATGTCCAACAATCCAGGCGAAACCCCCTCCGACGATTTCCTCGAGCAGATTTTAGGCTATCAGAACTACGCCGCTGGAGCCGACGCTACTTTGGTCGCCAACGAAGCTCCTTCTCCCGCCATGATGCTGCAGCTCGGCTCCGGCGACGCCTCCTCTCATCTCGTTGGAGTCTCCGGGATGGGAGTCGGCCTCGGAGTTGGAATCGGCGGCGGTTACACCTCCGGTTTTCCGTTGGGGCTAAGCTTGGAGCAGGGGAAGGGCTACAACGACGCCTCGGGTAGCGGCAAGAGGTTCCACCTTGATGATTTTGTTGATTCCCGCGCTGCTGCCATGAAAGGGGTAAATTCCTTGACAACTTGTTTTTGTTGCTTCTGATGTGTACCTTATTAAAGCTTATCCTTAATTTTAATTCTGCTGTTTGTGATTAACAATTTGTAGTTTTACTCAACTATTATTGTATAGTCAATTTGTTATTTAAGTATGAAAATCCGTTTGCTTTGAAGTGTGTGGAATGTAGGTTATTGATGTTTGTTTCCGGATGATCGGTTTGAAATTGTGATGCCATTTCCATATTAATGTTATAGAATGGCAAGCCGGATATAAGGAATTGCTCTTTTTTCTATTACTTAGGGTTTTCATGGACAGCCGATGATGAACACTGTACAGGCGGCACCCCATCCACCTGGAATTCGTCCGAGGGTACGGGCTAGACGAGGCCAAGCCACTGATCCACATAGTATAGCTGAAAGGGTATGCCTAGTAGTTTCAGGAGATCAGCTTTCAGGATGCAAgtgcatgtttagaaatttgaTCATAATTCATTTATTGTTGTTTTCTCTTGTTGTAGTTGCGGAGAGAAAGAATAGCGGAAAGAATAAGAGCATTGCAAGATTTAGTTCCCAGTGTCAACAAGGTGtgcttttttttctctctactatTTCAGCATCTTAGTACTCAATATATGTGTTTTTTCTAGCTAACAAAATAAATAGAACCTCATAGTTTAGGTTTCTTGCTATTTTCTtctatatggagtattttttttactagGAGGCTATGAAGAAATTTTGCTCTACTTTTGTGTTTTCAACATTTCAACTTCAATGTGTAGAGTTGTATAGCCGTTACTGAAGCTGTCTATACCTTCGCTTTTGCTTGCCATAAATTCTCTTTAAATATTCTACTTTGATTCTGTTGTTTGTATCCATCTACGTTATGTTGATTCTCTCCCAGGATTTTCAGATGCAGAAACTGGATTTTGGTATTCTTTGTAATTCT from Salvia splendens isolate huo1 chromosome 4, SspV2, whole genome shotgun sequence encodes the following:
- the LOC121798615 gene encoding transcription factor UNE12-like, with product MSNNPGETPSDDFLEQILGYQNYAAGADATLVANEAPSPAMMLQLGSGDASSHLVGVSGMGVGLGVGIGGGYTSGFPLGLSLEQGKGYNDASGSGKRFHLDDFVDSRAAAMKGGFHGQPMMNTVQAAPHPPGIRPRVRARRGQATDPHSIAERLRRERIAERIRALQDLVPSVNKTDRAAMLDEIVDYVKFLKLQVKVLSMSRLGGAGAVAPLVTDIPISSVEEECSDGGRAQPAWDKWSNDGTERQVAKLMEENVGAAMQFLQSKALCIMPISLASAIYNTQPPDTTFLVKPESDPPS